A genomic window from Silene latifolia isolate original U9 population chromosome 11, ASM4854445v1, whole genome shotgun sequence includes:
- the LOC141610813 gene encoding organic cation/carnitine transporter 3-like, whose amino-acid sequence MDRVDSSTEEEITVPLLLSVDEIIEQSIGRLNFTQILQIILVSLPSFFDSQQTFISVFAHAQPTWHCTGSNTSCASNSNLCDLSKTEWAWDSGNVYTSIISEWNLQCLGSIIAGMPGTAFFIGCFLGGLLLATLGDSSLGRKNLLCISSLVMSVAALASAFSPNVWVYSVFRFLCGIGRAPVAICALVLLTERVSKRWRAQAAMAGFVTFSLGILGLTGIAFLTRDFSWRTLYLWTSVPGIISSVLCYLFLYESPRWLLMQGREKDAMAVLRGLGSDTIISPSLLNAKTEQKLPKTNPFISLKILLSRRWAVKRLIASMLLAFGIGLIFFGMFLGVGNLGFDIYLTSVFNAILTLFSYLLTFLWWIQHCNRRSSLLGFCTISGATCLIFSVMGTSHKGILISLEIVSLFCASMANNLVLMYMVELFPTCVRNSGSSLVRQAMILGSVFDPMLVMLGTKNIIYSYGTFGLVMLLCGFLVLWLSETRGKVLCDTMEEQELVDQDTKLLF is encoded by the coding sequence ATGGACCGGGTAGACAGTTCAACTGAGGAAGAGATCACAGTACCACTGCTACTGTCCGTGGATGAGATAATCGAGCAGAGTATTGGACGCCTGAATTTTACTCAAATTCTGCAAATCATCCTCGTTTCACTGCCATCTTTTTTTGACAGCCAGCAAACCTTCATCAGCGTCTTTGCTCATGCCCAACCAACATGGCACTGCACCGGTAGTAACACCTCCTGCGCCTCCAACTCCAACCTATGTGACCTTTCCAAGACCGAATGGGCTTGGGATTCCGGTAATGTTTACACTTCAATCATATCAGAATGGAACCTTCAATGTCTCGGCTCTATAATTGCCGGCATGCCAGGGACCGCCTTCTTTATTGGTTGCTTTCTGGGTGGCTTGTTGCTTGCCACCCTTGGTGACTCATCACTAGGTCGAAAAAACTTGCTTTGTATTTCATCCCTGGTAATGTCCGTAGCTGCATTGGCCTCAGCATTTTCTCCTAATGTTTGGGTTTACTCggtatttcgttttttatgtggGATTGGGCGCGCACCAGTGGCCATCTGTGCCCTCGTTCTGTTGACAGAGCGAGTTTCTAAAAGGTGGCGTGCCCAGGCCGCTATGGCTGGATTCGTGACCTTCTCTCTTGGAATATTGGGCTTGACTGGTATTGCTTTTTTAACCAGGGATTTCTCATGGAGAACTCTGTATTTATGGACTTCAGTTCCGGGAATTATAAGTTCCGTACTGTGTTATCTCTTTCTATACGAGTCCCCTCGATGGCTTCTCATGCAGGGACGAGAAAAGGATGCCATGGCCGTCTTAAGAGGCCTAGGATCTGATACCATAATTAGCCCGAGCTTACTAAATGCCAAAACCGAACAAAAACTACCTAAAACAAATCCTTTCATTTCCCTTAAGATTCTACTCAGTAGACGATGGGCTGTGAAACGTTTGATAGCGTCCATGTTACTAGCTTTTGGCATCGGATTGATATTTTTTGGTATGTTCTTGGGTGTTGGAAACTTGGGTTTCGATATCTACTTGACCTCTGTATTCAATGCAATACTCACCCTTTTTTCTTATCTTCTCACTTTCCTTTGGTGGATTCAACACTGCAACCGTAGAAGCTCTTTACTCGGGTTCTGCACGATCAGTGGAGCAACATGCTTAATCTTTTCAGTCATGGGAACTAGCCATAAGGGTATACTCATTTCGCTAGAAATAGTATCTCTATTTTGTGCTTCTATGGCTAACAATCTGGTATTAATGTACATGGTAGAGCTCTTTCCGACATGCGTTAGAAATTCTGGTTCGTCTCTAGTAAGGCAGGCCATGATCTTAGGCTCAGTTTTTGATCCGATGCTGGTTATGTTAGGAACGAAAAACATTATTTACTCGTATGGAACATTCGGGTTGGTGATGCTACTGTGTGGGTTTCTGGTTCTCTGGCTTTCAGAAACTAGGGGTAAGGTACTTTGCGATACCATGGAGGAGCAAGAGTTAGTCGACCAGGACACGAAGTTACTTTTCTGA
- the LOC141612535 gene encoding organic cation/carnitine transporter 3-like has product MERDEHKAEEEITAPLILSLDDVIQQSIGRLNLTQILQTFLVSMPSFFDNQQTFISVFTHAQPTWHCTSNNSSSSSSSCTPTSNLCDLSKTDWTWDSGNVHTSIISEWDLQCASSIFAGMPATSYFTGCLLGGVVLATLGDSSFGRKNLLTISTLVMSLAAFASSFSPNIWVYSVFRFFCGAGRASIGTCALVLLTERVGKKSRPQATMIGFTCFSLGMLSLSGIAILTRGLSWRAMYLWTSIPGIICAILCHFCLYDSPRWLFMHGRGKDAMEVLRCLGDVSQIIPRLSNIETVQKVANTSTNPFISFMVILSRRWAVKRLLAIMFLAFGIGMMYFGMFLGVENLGYNIYLTLVFHSLLSLSSYVLFFLWWMQNCNRKTSLLGFCTISGALSIAMSLLGKDDNLMLIALELVSLFCACMAYNMVLMYMVELFPTCVRNSTSSLVRQSMILGSVFDPMLILVGRDNMIYSYGVFGLVMLLCGFLVLCLPETKGKVLYDTMEEQEFDSDNKLIL; this is encoded by the coding sequence ATGGAGCGGGACGAGCATAAGGCGGAAGAAGAGATCACAGCTCCATTGATACTGTCCTTGGATGACGTAATTCAGCAGAGCATTGGACGTCTAAATTTGACACAAATCCTGCAAACCTTCCTGGTTTCAATGCCGTCTTTCtttgacaatcaacaaaccttCATCAGTGTCTTTACTCATGCACAACCAACATGGCATTGCACCAGTaacaactcctcctcctcctcctcctcctgcacGCCCACGTCCAACCTATGCGACCTATCCAAGACCGACTGGACTTGGGATTCCGGAAATGTCCACACTTCAATCATATCAGAGTGGGACCTACAATGTGCCAGCTCAATATTTGCCGGCATGCCAGCAACTTCCTACTTTACTGGTTGCTTATTAGGTGGCGTGGTGCTGGCAACGTTAGGTGATTCATCGTTTGGACGAAAAAACCTGCTGACAATCTCAACCCTGGTCATGTCCCTAGCAGCTTTCGCTTCCTCGTTCTCTCCTAATATTTGGGTGTACTCAGTTTTCCGTTTTTTCTGTGGGGCCGGGCGCGCGTCAATAGGAACATGTGCCCTGGTCCTCTTAACGGAAAGAGTTGGGAAAAAATCCCGCCCCCAGGCGACCATGATTGGATTCACCTGTTTCTCTCTTGGGATGTTAAGCTTGAGTGGGATCGCTATTTTAACCAGAGGACTTTCATGGAGAGCTATGTATCTTTGGACTTCAATTCCGGGAATTATATGCGCGATACTGTGTCATTTCTGTCTGTATGATTCCCCTAGATGGCTGTTCATGCATGGCCGAGGAAAGGATGCCATGGAGGTGTTAAGATGTCTAGGAGATGTCAGTCAAATTATACCGCGCTTGTCAAACATTGAAACAGTACAGAAGGTAGCTAACACTAGCACGAATCCCTTCATTTCTTTCATGGTCATACTGAGTAGACGATGGGCTGTGAAGCGACTGCTAGCAATAATGTTTTTAGCTTTTGGTATCGGAATGATGTACTTTGGAATGTTCTTGGGTGTCGAAAACTTGGGTTACAATATCTACTTAACCCTGGTATTCCATTCACTTCTGTCGCTGTCGTCTTACGTACTGTTTTTCCTCTGGTGGATGCAAAACTGCAATAGAAAAACCTCTTTACTCGGTTTCTGCACTATCAGCGGAGCACTGAGCATCGCGATGTCATTGTTAGGCAAAGACGATAATCTAATGCTTATCGCGCTGGAGTTGGTGTCGCTGTTTTGCGCCTGTATGGCGTATAATATGGTGCTGATGTACATGGTAGAGCTGTTTCCGACCTGTGTAAGAAATTCAACGTCGTCTTTGGTAAGGCAGTCTATGATCTTAGGGTCGGTTTTTGATCCAATGTTGATTCTAGTTGGAAGGGATAATATGATCTACTCTTATGGCGTTTTCGGGTTGGTAATGCTTCTCTGTGGGTTCTTGGTGCTGTGTTTGCCAGAAACTAAGGGTAAGGTGTTGTATGATACTATGGAGGAGCAAGAGTTTGACAGTGACAACAAGCTCATTCTTTGA